From Primulina tabacum isolate GXHZ01 chromosome 2, ASM2559414v2, whole genome shotgun sequence, one genomic window encodes:
- the LOC142537334 gene encoding uncharacterized protein LOC142537334, protein MCFLGCDEEETEVGRQQARGSCPYCGGKVHAVDVGSKLRLCFLPICFRFKRKYFCTLCSKRLVLYDY, encoded by the coding sequence ATGTGTTTTCTAGGATGCGACGAGGAGGAGACGGAGGTGGGGCGGCAGCAGGCACGGGGATCGTGCCCCTATTGCGGCGGAAAGGTGCATGCAGTGGACGTCGGAAGCAAACTCAGACTGTGTTTCCTCCCCATTTGCTTCAGATTCAAACGCAAATATTTTTGTACTCTCTGTTCCAAGCGTCTGGTTTTGTACGATTATTAA
- the LOC142527790 gene encoding protein SMAX1-LIKE 4-like isoform X1 has translation MRAGVCAAQQTLSAEAASVLKHSLSLARRRGHAQVTPLHVAATLLSSRASPLRRACLKSQPNQHSHPLQCRALELCFNVALNRLPATHAPLLHAQPSLSNALVAALKRAQAHQRRGCIEQQQQSPPPLIGVKVELEQLILSILDDPSVSRVMREAGFSSTAVKNNMEESTNSVASVFQCYNYSGGIYSTPSSPPNNYQNPNSFWHSNVMSYVSEQNPLIFSPQKSILSKPVANTSSLKEDIKLVFEVLLRKKRRNTVIVGDSFSLNEALVAELMNKVHRGDVPEELKSVYFVKLHFSSLPLQFMKREEVDMHIGDLKRKVESFASNGRVIIYTGDLKWTVEEVFCDGKETTVYSPIDHLVSEIAKLLSWYNNDSLNTRVWLMATASYQTYMKCQMKQPPLDAQWSLQAVSVPSGGLGLSLNATATNGVDSRITFNENPPDVMHKRPFFGKEEHQDVLNCCPECASNYEKEGSQHDSLLLNKKTENASVQLPYWLKSPGIETSEKDDLIQLRRKYNRQCQNLHGGSQNPNNSNANFTNQSFLGRSHFNTSSYPCRPNTNIFGDSDTVSFGYSSVKPNQISTALPRFRRQQSCHIEFSFEDGNSKYQSAKPNLDSLKRMDDKEVKITLALGNSMFAAAPNTRLNSEICKTLQENFPWQKEIIPSILQSLMDPKGFDQDKWLLIQGDDFIGKRRLAIGIAKSILGSSDLVFCMNMRENTRTSTQNCEMLHKALKDHEKMVILVEDVDCADPEFVKFLDDGFERGDMGKLMKRERDSGNNIMILTTNDSLSFNKKMDITGSVIQMKIVVSESKLDSGVVSIDRRRKSDWDSPIRIKSRRNGEIEVVFSNELDLNVKVDEPEQGEDKAGDLSPISSDLTREITMDQRNSPKFLEKLKNRFVFSRSTDQENQAKDMFLSMFKRSFHEACGGRNLSSFNVDEMVLEEVFQGSGFYLNNLFDQWLNDVFQRSLHMVNTGERGDISVRLCLGGKGEYCSNDGFMGTSLPNGIQVSFIV, from the exons ATGCGTGCAGGAGTTTGTGCAGCTCAACAGACCCTCTCCGCAGAGGCTGCTTCCGTGTTGAAGCATTCTCTTAGCCTGGCAAGGCGGCGCGGCCACGCTCAAGTCACTCCATTGCATGTCGCCGCCACTTTGCTGAGCTCTAGAGCCAGTCCTCTCAGAAGGGCTTGCCTTAAATCTCAGCCTAACCAACACTCGCATCCGCTTCAATGCAGAGCTCTAGAACTGTGCTTCAATGTCGCACTTAATCGTCTTCCGGCTACCCATGCTCCTCTTCTTCACGCGCAGCCTTCCTTATCTAATGCCCTTGTTGCTGCTCTTAAAAGGGCTCAAGCTCACCAGAGGAGAGGTTGTATTGAGCAGCAGCAGCAGTCACCGCCGCCGTTGATTGGTGTCAAAGTCGAGCTGGAACAGCTTATTTTGTCAATCTTGGATGACCCTAGTGTGAGTAGGGTTATGAGGGAGGCTGGTTTCTCAAGTACTGCAGTGAAAAATAACATGGAGGAGTCTACTAATTCCGTTGCTTCTGTTTTTCAGTGTTACAATTATTCTGGTGGGATTTACTCAACTCCAAGTTCACCTCCAAATAATTATCAAAACCCTAATAGTTTCTGGCATTCCAATGTGATGTCTTATGTTTCTGAGCAAAATCCATTAATCTTTTCACCTCAGAAGAGTATTTTGAGCAAACCCGTCGCAAATACCTCCTCTCTGAAGGAAGATATCAAGTTGGTTTTCGAGGTTTTGCTCAGAAAGAAGAGACGAAACACTGTAATAGTCGGTGACTCTTTCTCCCTGAACGAAGCTCTTGTTGCAGAACTAATGAATAAAGTACATAGAGGAGATGTGCCTGAGGAGTTAAAATCCGTGTACTTTGTGAAGCTTCACTTCTCATCATTGCCACTCCAGTTCATGAAAAGAGAAGAAGTGGACATGCATATTGGTGATTTGAAAAGAAAGGTCGAATCTTTTGCGTCAAATGGTAGAGTTATAATCTACACTGGTGACTTGAAATGGACTGTTGAAGAAGTGTTTTGTGATGGTAAGGAAACCACGGTTTACAGCCCTATTGATCACTTAGTTTCTGAGATAGCAAAATTGCTTTCTTGGTATAATAATGACAGTTTAAACACAAGAGTTTGGTTAATGGCTACTGCAAGTTACCAGACTTACATGAAGTGTCAAATGAAGCAACCTCCTTTGGATGCTCAATGGAGTTTACAAGCTGTGTCTGTTCCTTCCGGTGGACTGGGGTTGAGTCTCAATGCTACTGCTACGAA CGGCGTGGACTCAAGAATCACCTTTAATGAAAATCCACCAGATGTAATGCACAAAAGACCATTTTTTGGAAAGGAAGAACACCAAGATGTCCTGAATTGCTGCCCAGAGTGCGCATCCAACTATGAAAAAGAAGGCAGCCAGCACGATTCTTTGTTGTTAAACAAAAAAACAGAGAATGCTTCCGTCCAGTTACCTTATTGGCTCAAGTCACCAGGCATTGAAACATCGGAGAAG GACGATTTGATTCAGCTTAGGAGAAAATATAACAGACAATGCCAGAATCTGCACGGTGGAAGCCAAAATCCGAATAATTCGAATGCGAACTTTACAAACCAGAGCTTTCTTGGAAGAAGTCACTTCAATACTTCATCATATCCATGTCGGCCAAATACGAACATCTTTGGTGATTCGGATACAGTTTCGTTTGGTTATTCTTCTGTCAAGCCTAATCAAATCTCCACCGCTCTGCCTCGATTCAGGAGGCAGCAGTCTTGCCATATCGAGTTTAGTTTTGAGGATGGGAATTCTAAATACCAATCGGCCAAACCGAACTTGGATTCACTTAAGAGAATGGATGATAAGGAAGTAAAGATCACTCTCGCTCTTGGGAATTCCATGTTTGCTGCTGCACCAAACACTAGATTGAATTCTGAAATATGTAAAACATTACAAGAAAATTTTCCATGGCAAAAGGAAATTATTCCTTCGATTCTGCAGTCATTGATGGATCCTAAAGGATTCGACCAAGATAAATGGTTGCTAATTCAAGGAGACGATTTTATTGGAAAGAGACGACTGGCAATTGGCATAGCAAAATCCATACTGGGTTCTTCAGATTTGGTCTTCTGCATGAATATGAGGGAAAATACAAGAACGTCGACTCAGAACTGTGAAATGCTCCACAAGGCACTGAAAGACCATGAAAAGATGGTAATTCTTGTCGAAGATGTAGATTGTGCTGATCCTGAGTTTGTCAAGTTTCTTGATGATGGATTTGAGAGGGGAGACATGGGAAAATTGATGAAAAGAGAACGGGATTCAGGAAACAATATAATGATCTTAACCACTAATGATTCCTTGAGTTTTAACAAGAAAATGGATATCACAGGATCTGTCATTCAGATGAAAATAGTTGTCAGTGAATCCAAACTGGATTCAGGGGTGGTGTCTATTGATCGTAGGCGTAAATCGGATTGGGATTCACCGATCAGGATCAAGAGCCGAAGGAACGGTGAAATTGAAGTGGTCTTCTCAAACGAGCTCGACCTCAACGTAAAAGTTGATGAGCCTGAGCAAGGAGAAGACAAGGCTGGAGACTTGAGCCCGATTTCAAGTGATTTGACTCGTGAAATCACAATGGATCAACGGAATTCTCCAAAGTTTCTTGAAAAGTTAAAGAACCGCTTCGTTTTCAGTCGAAGCACGGATCAAGAAAACCAAGCAAAGGACATGTTCTTGTCCATGTTCAAAAGATCTTTCCATGAGGCTTGTGGGGGTAGAAACCTAAGCAGTTTCAACGTCGATGAGATGGTCTTGGAAGAAGTTTTTCAAGGGTCTGGTTTTTATCTTAACAACTTGTTCGATCAATGGTTAAACGATGTTTTTCAAAGAAGTTTACACATGGTTAATACTGGGGAGAGGGGAGATATTAGTGTTAGGCTGTGTTTAGGAGGAAAGGGGGAATATTGTTCAAACGATGGATTCATGGGCACAAGTCTTCCCAATGGAATCCAAGTTTCTTTCATAGTTTAA
- the LOC142527790 gene encoding protein SMAX1-LIKE 4-like isoform X2, with amino-acid sequence MRAGVCAAQQTLSAEAASVLKHSLSLARRRGHAQVTPLHVAATLLSSRASPLRRACLKSQPNQHSHPLQCRALELCFNVALNRLPATHAPLLHAQPSLSNALVAALKRAQAHQRRGCIEQQQQSPPPLIGVKVELEQLILSILDDPSCYNYSGGIYSTPSSPPNNYQNPNSFWHSNVMSYVSEQNPLIFSPQKSILSKPVANTSSLKEDIKLVFEVLLRKKRRNTVIVGDSFSLNEALVAELMNKVHRGDVPEELKSVYFVKLHFSSLPLQFMKREEVDMHIGDLKRKVESFASNGRVIIYTGDLKWTVEEVFCDGKETTVYSPIDHLVSEIAKLLSWYNNDSLNTRVWLMATASYQTYMKCQMKQPPLDAQWSLQAVSVPSGGLGLSLNATATNGVDSRITFNENPPDVMHKRPFFGKEEHQDVLNCCPECASNYEKEGSQHDSLLLNKKTENASVQLPYWLKSPGIETSEKDDLIQLRRKYNRQCQNLHGGSQNPNNSNANFTNQSFLGRSHFNTSSYPCRPNTNIFGDSDTVSFGYSSVKPNQISTALPRFRRQQSCHIEFSFEDGNSKYQSAKPNLDSLKRMDDKEVKITLALGNSMFAAAPNTRLNSEICKTLQENFPWQKEIIPSILQSLMDPKGFDQDKWLLIQGDDFIGKRRLAIGIAKSILGSSDLVFCMNMRENTRTSTQNCEMLHKALKDHEKMVILVEDVDCADPEFVKFLDDGFERGDMGKLMKRERDSGNNIMILTTNDSLSFNKKMDITGSVIQMKIVVSESKLDSGVVSIDRRRKSDWDSPIRIKSRRNGEIEVVFSNELDLNVKVDEPEQGEDKAGDLSPISSDLTREITMDQRNSPKFLEKLKNRFVFSRSTDQENQAKDMFLSMFKRSFHEACGGRNLSSFNVDEMVLEEVFQGSGFYLNNLFDQWLNDVFQRSLHMVNTGERGDISVRLCLGGKGEYCSNDGFMGTSLPNGIQVSFIV; translated from the exons ATGCGTGCAGGAGTTTGTGCAGCTCAACAGACCCTCTCCGCAGAGGCTGCTTCCGTGTTGAAGCATTCTCTTAGCCTGGCAAGGCGGCGCGGCCACGCTCAAGTCACTCCATTGCATGTCGCCGCCACTTTGCTGAGCTCTAGAGCCAGTCCTCTCAGAAGGGCTTGCCTTAAATCTCAGCCTAACCAACACTCGCATCCGCTTCAATGCAGAGCTCTAGAACTGTGCTTCAATGTCGCACTTAATCGTCTTCCGGCTACCCATGCTCCTCTTCTTCACGCGCAGCCTTCCTTATCTAATGCCCTTGTTGCTGCTCTTAAAAGGGCTCAAGCTCACCAGAGGAGAGGTTGTATTGAGCAGCAGCAGCAGTCACCGCCGCCGTTGATTGGTGTCAAAGTCGAGCTGGAACAGCTTATTTTGTCAATCTTGGATGACCCTAGT TGTTACAATTATTCTGGTGGGATTTACTCAACTCCAAGTTCACCTCCAAATAATTATCAAAACCCTAATAGTTTCTGGCATTCCAATGTGATGTCTTATGTTTCTGAGCAAAATCCATTAATCTTTTCACCTCAGAAGAGTATTTTGAGCAAACCCGTCGCAAATACCTCCTCTCTGAAGGAAGATATCAAGTTGGTTTTCGAGGTTTTGCTCAGAAAGAAGAGACGAAACACTGTAATAGTCGGTGACTCTTTCTCCCTGAACGAAGCTCTTGTTGCAGAACTAATGAATAAAGTACATAGAGGAGATGTGCCTGAGGAGTTAAAATCCGTGTACTTTGTGAAGCTTCACTTCTCATCATTGCCACTCCAGTTCATGAAAAGAGAAGAAGTGGACATGCATATTGGTGATTTGAAAAGAAAGGTCGAATCTTTTGCGTCAAATGGTAGAGTTATAATCTACACTGGTGACTTGAAATGGACTGTTGAAGAAGTGTTTTGTGATGGTAAGGAAACCACGGTTTACAGCCCTATTGATCACTTAGTTTCTGAGATAGCAAAATTGCTTTCTTGGTATAATAATGACAGTTTAAACACAAGAGTTTGGTTAATGGCTACTGCAAGTTACCAGACTTACATGAAGTGTCAAATGAAGCAACCTCCTTTGGATGCTCAATGGAGTTTACAAGCTGTGTCTGTTCCTTCCGGTGGACTGGGGTTGAGTCTCAATGCTACTGCTACGAA CGGCGTGGACTCAAGAATCACCTTTAATGAAAATCCACCAGATGTAATGCACAAAAGACCATTTTTTGGAAAGGAAGAACACCAAGATGTCCTGAATTGCTGCCCAGAGTGCGCATCCAACTATGAAAAAGAAGGCAGCCAGCACGATTCTTTGTTGTTAAACAAAAAAACAGAGAATGCTTCCGTCCAGTTACCTTATTGGCTCAAGTCACCAGGCATTGAAACATCGGAGAAG GACGATTTGATTCAGCTTAGGAGAAAATATAACAGACAATGCCAGAATCTGCACGGTGGAAGCCAAAATCCGAATAATTCGAATGCGAACTTTACAAACCAGAGCTTTCTTGGAAGAAGTCACTTCAATACTTCATCATATCCATGTCGGCCAAATACGAACATCTTTGGTGATTCGGATACAGTTTCGTTTGGTTATTCTTCTGTCAAGCCTAATCAAATCTCCACCGCTCTGCCTCGATTCAGGAGGCAGCAGTCTTGCCATATCGAGTTTAGTTTTGAGGATGGGAATTCTAAATACCAATCGGCCAAACCGAACTTGGATTCACTTAAGAGAATGGATGATAAGGAAGTAAAGATCACTCTCGCTCTTGGGAATTCCATGTTTGCTGCTGCACCAAACACTAGATTGAATTCTGAAATATGTAAAACATTACAAGAAAATTTTCCATGGCAAAAGGAAATTATTCCTTCGATTCTGCAGTCATTGATGGATCCTAAAGGATTCGACCAAGATAAATGGTTGCTAATTCAAGGAGACGATTTTATTGGAAAGAGACGACTGGCAATTGGCATAGCAAAATCCATACTGGGTTCTTCAGATTTGGTCTTCTGCATGAATATGAGGGAAAATACAAGAACGTCGACTCAGAACTGTGAAATGCTCCACAAGGCACTGAAAGACCATGAAAAGATGGTAATTCTTGTCGAAGATGTAGATTGTGCTGATCCTGAGTTTGTCAAGTTTCTTGATGATGGATTTGAGAGGGGAGACATGGGAAAATTGATGAAAAGAGAACGGGATTCAGGAAACAATATAATGATCTTAACCACTAATGATTCCTTGAGTTTTAACAAGAAAATGGATATCACAGGATCTGTCATTCAGATGAAAATAGTTGTCAGTGAATCCAAACTGGATTCAGGGGTGGTGTCTATTGATCGTAGGCGTAAATCGGATTGGGATTCACCGATCAGGATCAAGAGCCGAAGGAACGGTGAAATTGAAGTGGTCTTCTCAAACGAGCTCGACCTCAACGTAAAAGTTGATGAGCCTGAGCAAGGAGAAGACAAGGCTGGAGACTTGAGCCCGATTTCAAGTGATTTGACTCGTGAAATCACAATGGATCAACGGAATTCTCCAAAGTTTCTTGAAAAGTTAAAGAACCGCTTCGTTTTCAGTCGAAGCACGGATCAAGAAAACCAAGCAAAGGACATGTTCTTGTCCATGTTCAAAAGATCTTTCCATGAGGCTTGTGGGGGTAGAAACCTAAGCAGTTTCAACGTCGATGAGATGGTCTTGGAAGAAGTTTTTCAAGGGTCTGGTTTTTATCTTAACAACTTGTTCGATCAATGGTTAAACGATGTTTTTCAAAGAAGTTTACACATGGTTAATACTGGGGAGAGGGGAGATATTAGTGTTAGGCTGTGTTTAGGAGGAAAGGGGGAATATTGTTCAAACGATGGATTCATGGGCACAAGTCTTCCCAATGGAATCCAAGTTTCTTTCATAGTTTAA